In one window of Haloterrigena salifodinae DNA:
- a CDS encoding DUF6517 family protein, with amino-acid sequence MTFTRRGFLVMGATAGASALAGCTDFVADSLSSDSATVARGALEETGYAERTVEEVVVERTVGRFGLERTMEARNWYTEYDRAIALDALGLGRLQASVVSVLTTPQVSVLGKTFNPVGDYSTDELVALIQSRYDELENVEHVGEESVSVLGTETTLARYRAEARLIDAGTTVDVFLQVSEPVAHGDDFVIGVAVFPQARGFETESGNVRTLLETLEHD; translated from the coding sequence ATGACTTTCACGCGCCGCGGATTCCTCGTAATGGGGGCGACCGCCGGAGCGAGCGCGCTCGCCGGCTGTACCGATTTCGTCGCCGATTCGCTCTCGTCGGATTCGGCGACCGTCGCTCGAGGGGCCCTCGAGGAGACCGGCTACGCCGAACGCACCGTCGAAGAGGTCGTCGTCGAGCGGACCGTCGGCCGGTTCGGACTCGAACGGACGATGGAGGCCCGCAACTGGTACACCGAGTACGACCGCGCGATCGCGCTCGACGCGCTCGGGCTGGGTCGGCTGCAGGCGTCGGTCGTCTCCGTGCTCACGACGCCGCAGGTGTCGGTACTCGGGAAGACGTTCAACCCCGTTGGCGACTACTCGACGGACGAACTCGTCGCGCTGATCCAGAGCCGGTACGACGAACTCGAGAACGTCGAGCACGTCGGCGAGGAGTCGGTTTCGGTACTGGGGACGGAGACGACGCTGGCCCGCTACCGCGCCGAGGCCCGACTGATCGATGCCGGGACGACCGTCGACGTCTTCCTGCAGGTCAGTGAACCCGTCGCCCACGGAGACGACTTCGTGATCGGCGTCGCCGTCTTTCCCCAGGCACGGGGCTTCGAAACCGAGTCCGGGAACGTTCGGACGCTGCTCGAGACCCTCGAGCACGACTGA
- a CDS encoding MOSC domain-containing protein codes for MARLERLRVYPIKGLDGIELETAELLAGGTLASDREFALFDADGEVLNGKRTDRVHDLRTDFDPERTELSVEAPDGERVRFDLETDAGRDRAADWFGDFFDVELTLERDRTLGYVDRREMGPSVISTATLETVADWFDDEGMTVEGARRRLRANVEIGGVEPFWEDRFVGEDAPAFEVDGVRFEGVTPCGRCVVPRRDPESGEPIEEFQQRFVEKREETFPNWADADAFDHYYTAMLISRVAEADRGKMLRVGDSVRVVDD; via the coding sequence ATGGCACGACTCGAGCGGCTCAGGGTCTATCCGATCAAGGGACTCGACGGTATCGAACTCGAGACCGCCGAACTCCTCGCGGGCGGCACGCTCGCGTCCGATCGGGAGTTCGCCCTCTTCGACGCGGACGGCGAGGTGCTCAACGGGAAGCGGACGGATCGGGTCCACGACCTGCGGACCGATTTCGATCCGGAACGGACCGAGCTCTCGGTCGAAGCGCCCGACGGCGAACGGGTCCGGTTCGACCTCGAGACGGACGCCGGCCGCGACCGCGCCGCGGACTGGTTCGGTGACTTCTTCGACGTAGAGTTGACCCTCGAGCGCGACCGAACGCTGGGCTACGTCGACCGCCGCGAGATGGGGCCGTCGGTGATCAGCACCGCCACACTCGAGACCGTCGCCGACTGGTTCGACGACGAGGGGATGACCGTCGAGGGGGCTCGTCGGCGCCTCCGCGCGAACGTCGAGATCGGTGGCGTCGAGCCGTTCTGGGAGGACCGCTTCGTCGGCGAGGACGCACCGGCCTTCGAGGTCGACGGCGTCCGGTTCGAGGGCGTCACCCCCTGCGGTCGCTGCGTCGTCCCCCGACGAGACCCCGAGTCCGGCGAGCCGATCGAGGAGTTTCAGCAGCGATTCGTCGAGAAACGCGAGGAAACGTTCCCCAACTGGGCCGACGCGGACGCCTTCGACCACTACTACACGGCGATGCTCATCTCCCGCGTGGCCGAGGCCGACCGCGGCAAAATGCTTCGCGTCGGGGATTCCGTGCGCGTCGTCGACGACTGA
- a CDS encoding class I SAM-dependent methyltransferase, with amino-acid sequence MTQPAQDDETVKELVQQHWDGRAATFDEEPQHGIHTGEQRDRWLEVLRERIGDDPRRVLDAGCGTGVLSLLLAALDHDVTGVDFAPSMLERAREKARAAGHSIEFHRGDAETLAVPDDAFDLLTARHLVWTLPNPAAAIREWRRVVEPGGRILLIEGYWDHDEPWDEYEAIHDDLPLYDGRPPDELREVLLEAGLRDVEYEPLQDPTLWGREPRHDYYLMSGTVPR; translated from the coding sequence GTGACGCAGCCAGCCCAAGACGACGAAACCGTCAAAGAACTCGTCCAGCAGCACTGGGACGGCCGCGCGGCGACGTTCGACGAGGAACCCCAACACGGGATTCACACCGGCGAACAGCGCGACCGCTGGCTCGAGGTCCTCCGCGAGCGGATCGGCGACGACCCGCGTCGCGTCCTCGACGCGGGCTGTGGAACGGGCGTCCTCTCGCTGTTGCTGGCGGCACTCGACCACGACGTTACGGGCGTCGATTTCGCGCCGTCGATGCTCGAACGAGCCCGGGAGAAGGCTCGAGCAGCGGGTCACTCGATCGAGTTCCACCGCGGGGACGCGGAGACGCTCGCCGTTCCGGACGACGCGTTCGACCTCCTCACGGCCCGCCATCTCGTCTGGACGCTGCCGAACCCCGCGGCGGCGATCCGAGAGTGGCGGCGGGTCGTCGAGCCGGGCGGTCGAATCCTCCTTATCGAGGGGTACTGGGACCACGACGAACCGTGGGACGAGTACGAGGCCATCCACGACGATCTCCCGCTGTACGACGGCCGACCCCCGGACGAACTGCGCGAGGTGCTCCTCGAGGCAGGTCTCCGGGACGTTGAGTACGAACCGCTGCAGGATCCGACGCTGTGGGGTCGAGAACCCCGCCACGACTATTATCTGATGAGCGGGACCGTTCCTCGCTGA
- the serA gene encoding phosphoglycerate dehydrogenase produces MKVLVTDPIADAGLDVLRDAGHEVETGYELEGEDLLEAVSDANGMIVRSGTEVTAEVLEAAEELTIVGRAGIGVDNIDIDAATDEGVIVANAPEGNVRAAAEHTVAMTFATARSIPQAHIRLKNGEWAKSDYLGAELDGKTLGVVGLGRVGQEVAKKLDSLGMDIVAFDPYISEERADRLGAELVDFEDCLARADFLTIHTPLTPETEGMIGEEELDLLEDGYIVNVGRGGIIQEDALAAKVEDGTLAGAALDVFAEEPLSTDSPLLEHDEIIVTPHLGASTEAAQENVATSTADQVNAALTGEPVANALNAPSIDESAFPRLEPYIDIAETAGKVAAQLLEGRIEDVEITYEGDIADEDVEFVTASALKGVFEPLEWQVNAVNAPQIAEDRGVDVTESKTRQAADFQSLISVTVSNDEDEVSVDGTLFAGDDPRIVRVDGYRVDAIPHGKMVVTRNTDEPGVIGLIGSVMGDHDVNIAGMFNARETIGGEALTVYNVDSEIPDGAREELEADKRIIGLNYITLNGQA; encoded by the coding sequence ATGAAAGTACTGGTCACGGACCCGATCGCCGACGCGGGTCTGGACGTACTTAGAGACGCCGGCCACGAGGTCGAGACAGGCTACGAGCTCGAGGGCGAGGACCTCCTCGAGGCGGTATCGGACGCCAACGGCATGATCGTTCGTTCCGGGACCGAGGTCACCGCCGAGGTGCTCGAGGCCGCCGAGGAGCTCACGATCGTCGGCCGCGCCGGCATCGGCGTCGACAACATCGACATCGACGCTGCCACCGACGAGGGCGTCATCGTCGCCAACGCTCCCGAGGGCAACGTCCGCGCGGCGGCCGAACACACCGTCGCGATGACGTTCGCGACCGCGCGCTCGATCCCGCAGGCCCACATCCGCCTGAAGAACGGCGAGTGGGCGAAAAGCGATTACCTCGGCGCCGAACTCGACGGCAAGACGCTTGGCGTCGTCGGCCTCGGCCGCGTCGGCCAGGAGGTCGCCAAGAAGCTCGACTCGCTGGGCATGGATATCGTCGCCTTCGACCCCTACATTTCCGAGGAGCGCGCCGACCGCCTCGGCGCCGAACTCGTCGACTTCGAGGACTGCCTCGCTCGGGCCGACTTCCTGACGATCCACACGCCGTTGACCCCCGAGACCGAGGGGATGATCGGCGAAGAGGAACTCGACCTCCTCGAGGACGGCTACATCGTCAACGTCGGCCGCGGCGGCATCATTCAGGAGGACGCCCTCGCCGCGAAGGTCGAGGACGGCACCCTCGCCGGCGCCGCGCTCGACGTCTTCGCCGAGGAGCCGCTGTCGACGGACTCGCCGCTGCTCGAGCACGACGAGATCATCGTCACGCCCCACCTCGGCGCCTCGACGGAGGCCGCCCAGGAGAACGTCGCGACCTCGACCGCCGATCAGGTCAACGCTGCACTCACCGGCGAACCCGTCGCGAACGCCCTGAACGCCCCCTCGATCGACGAGAGCGCCTTCCCCCGCCTCGAGCCCTACATCGACATCGCCGAGACTGCCGGCAAGGTCGCCGCCCAGCTGCTCGAGGGCCGCATCGAGGACGTCGAGATCACCTACGAGGGTGACATCGCCGACGAGGACGTCGAGTTCGTCACTGCCAGCGCCCTGAAAGGCGTCTTCGAACCGCTCGAGTGGCAGGTTAACGCCGTCAACGCGCCCCAGATCGCGGAGGATCGGGGCGTCGACGTCACCGAGTCCAAGACCCGACAGGCCGCGGACTTCCAGAGCCTGATCTCGGTGACCGTCAGCAACGACGAGGACGAGGTCTCCGTCGACGGCACTCTCTTCGCCGGCGACGACCCGCGGATCGTCCGCGTCGACGGCTACCGCGTCGACGCCATCCCCCACGGGAAGATGGTCGTCACGCGAAACACCGACGAGCCCGGCGTCATCGGCCTCATCGGCTCCGTCATGGGCGACCACGACGTCAACATCGCCGGCATGTTCAACGCCCGCGAGACCATCGGCGGCGAGGCGCTGACCGTCTACAACGTCGACAGCGAAATCCCCGACGGAGCCCGCGAGGAACTCGAGGCCGACAAGCGCATCATCGGCCTCAACTACATCACGCTGAACGGCCAGGCCTAG
- a CDS encoding DsrE family protein, protein MQTVFHLIADDPDQRQTALTIAKNLTEDDSVEVDDIAIVAQAEGIEPLTAGGDGSNMVEELLETGVAVKACGNTLELKDLAESDLVDGVETVPSGGGELTRLQDEGYAYIRP, encoded by the coding sequence GTGCAGACAGTATTCCACCTGATCGCTGACGACCCGGACCAGCGACAGACCGCCCTCACCATCGCCAAGAACCTCACGGAAGACGACTCTGTCGAGGTCGACGACATCGCCATCGTCGCGCAGGCCGAGGGGATCGAACCGCTGACGGCCGGCGGCGACGGCAGTAACATGGTCGAAGAACTGCTCGAGACCGGCGTCGCGGTCAAGGCCTGTGGCAACACGCTCGAGTTGAAGGACCTCGCGGAGTCGGACCTCGTCGACGGCGTGGAGACCGTTCCTTCTGGCGGCGGAGAACTGACCCGGCTGCAGGACGAGGGGTACGCCTACATTCGACCGTAG
- a CDS encoding AI-2E family transporter, protein MAEQADTPAWISERLALIALALLSAGLATFIVLPYLKYVLLAGVIAYVFTPAQRALERRIGPLLAAVLLTGAAIVAVLLPIGYLLLVTFREGTEFAAGVQGDEFELEAVEASFEAVGLTIELDNLYATYREPIATGFQGVATETFEIVGGLPSLFIGLTVTVFVLFSLLRDGDRFLAWIVMLLPFDDEITRELIVELDRLMWASIVGNVIVAVLQAALLGIGLLVIGVPGVAFLTVAAFVLALLPLIGPFGVWLPVSVYLLLAGRPLASALLFGYGVAVSTADNYLRPAMIGHRGELNAAIVIVGIFGGIAVFGFVGLFVGPVVLGCAKVVLDVFATA, encoded by the coding sequence ATGGCCGAACAAGCCGACACACCGGCATGGATCTCGGAACGACTCGCGTTGATCGCGTTGGCACTTCTGAGCGCGGGTCTCGCGACGTTCATCGTGCTCCCGTATCTCAAGTATGTGCTCCTCGCGGGCGTGATCGCCTACGTTTTTACCCCTGCACAACGGGCCCTCGAACGACGTATCGGACCGCTGCTCGCTGCGGTTCTCCTCACCGGAGCGGCGATAGTGGCGGTCTTACTCCCGATCGGGTATCTACTGCTCGTCACGTTCCGGGAAGGGACGGAGTTCGCCGCGGGCGTTCAGGGGGACGAATTCGAGCTGGAGGCGGTCGAAGCGTCCTTCGAGGCAGTCGGTCTCACGATCGAACTCGACAACCTCTACGCGACGTATCGGGAACCGATCGCGACCGGGTTCCAGGGCGTCGCGACCGAAACGTTCGAAATCGTCGGCGGGCTTCCGAGCCTCTTCATCGGACTCACGGTGACCGTGTTCGTCCTGTTTTCGCTGTTGCGGGACGGCGACCGGTTTCTCGCCTGGATCGTGATGCTCCTTCCGTTCGACGACGAGATCACGCGCGAGTTGATCGTCGAACTCGATCGGCTCATGTGGGCGTCGATAGTCGGAAACGTAATCGTTGCGGTCCTTCAGGCGGCGCTGCTCGGCATCGGACTGCTAGTGATCGGCGTTCCCGGCGTCGCGTTTCTGACCGTCGCGGCGTTCGTCCTCGCCCTCCTGCCGCTGATCGGTCCGTTCGGAGTCTGGCTTCCGGTATCGGTCTATCTGCTACTCGCGGGGCGGCCGCTGGCGAGTGCGTTGCTGTTCGGATACGGCGTCGCCGTCAGCACCGCCGACAACTACCTCAGACCGGCGATGATCGGTCACAGGGGCGAACTCAACGCCGCGATCGTCATCGTCGGCATCTTCGGTGGTATCGCGGTATTCGGATTCGTCGGCCTCTTTGTTGGCCCCGTCGTTCTCGGGTGTGCGAAAGTCGTCCTCGACGTGTTCGCGACCGCTTAG
- a CDS encoding O-acetylhomoserine aminocarboxypropyltransferase/cysteine synthase family protein, with translation MSDDASDGTADESERPERGLGTRSVHAGQSPDPETGAMAPPIFQTTSYVFDDADTAADRYALEDEGYIYSRIANPTVRTLEKRLASLEGGADAVATASGMAALDSATLILAEAGDNVVCSTDTYGGTTAYFSKTASRRNIETMFVPTLEYEAYADAIDEDTAFVHVETIGNPSLVTPDFERVAEIAHENGVPLVVDNTFATPALCRPLEHGADVVWESTTKWLHGSGTTVGGVLVDGGSFPWGEHGYDEIAGPNHAYHDVDFSRDFPEAPFAATARYRSLRSLGNQQSPFDAWQTLQGLESMPLRVEKHCENAQVVAEYLADHEDVAWVTHPGLADHPTHDNATRYLSDFGGMVAFGLEGGFEAGKTFCENVEVAQFLANIGDAKTLVIHPASTTHGQLTSEEREEAGVTDDLIRMSVGIEDPADILADLEQAIEAASD, from the coding sequence ATGAGCGACGACGCGAGCGACGGGACCGCCGACGAATCGGAGCGTCCCGAGCGCGGTCTCGGGACACGAAGCGTCCACGCCGGCCAATCGCCCGATCCAGAGACGGGAGCGATGGCCCCGCCGATCTTCCAGACGACCTCCTACGTCTTCGACGACGCCGACACCGCCGCCGACCGCTACGCCTTGGAGGACGAGGGCTACATCTACTCCCGCATCGCGAACCCGACCGTTCGCACCCTCGAGAAACGCCTCGCCTCGCTCGAGGGCGGCGCGGACGCGGTCGCGACGGCCAGCGGGATGGCCGCGCTGGATTCCGCCACGCTGATCCTCGCCGAGGCGGGCGACAACGTGGTCTGCTCGACCGACACCTACGGCGGGACGACGGCCTACTTCTCGAAGACCGCCTCCCGCAGAAACATCGAGACGATGTTCGTCCCCACCCTCGAGTATGAGGCGTACGCCGACGCCATCGACGAGGACACCGCGTTCGTCCACGTCGAGACGATCGGCAACCCCTCGCTGGTGACGCCGGACTTCGAGCGCGTCGCCGAGATCGCCCACGAGAACGGCGTGCCGCTCGTGGTGGACAACACCTTCGCGACGCCGGCGCTCTGTCGCCCACTGGAACACGGGGCCGACGTCGTCTGGGAGTCGACGACCAAGTGGCTCCACGGCTCCGGCACGACTGTCGGCGGCGTCCTCGTCGATGGGGGCTCGTTCCCGTGGGGCGAGCACGGCTACGACGAGATCGCGGGCCCGAACCACGCCTACCACGACGTCGACTTCTCGCGGGACTTCCCCGAAGCACCGTTCGCCGCGACGGCGCGCTACCGCTCGCTGCGTAGCCTGGGGAACCAGCAGTCACCGTTCGACGCCTGGCAGACCCTGCAGGGACTCGAGTCGATGCCGCTCCGAGTCGAGAAACACTGCGAGAACGCCCAGGTCGTCGCGGAGTACCTGGCCGACCACGAGGACGTCGCCTGGGTCACCCATCCGGGCCTCGCGGATCACCCGACCCACGACAACGCCACCCGCTATCTGTCGGACTTCGGCGGCATGGTCGCGTTCGGCCTCGAGGGCGGCTTCGAGGCGGGCAAGACCTTCTGCGAGAACGTCGAGGTCGCGCAGTTCCTCGCGAACATCGGCGACGCGAAGACGCTGGTCATCCACCCCGCGAGCACGACCCACGGCCAGTTGACCTCCGAGGAGCGGGAGGAAGCGGGCGTGACCGACGACCTCATCCGGATGTCGGTTGGGATCGAGGACCCCGCGGACATCCTGGCCGATCTCGAGCAGGCCATCGAGGCCGCGAGCGACTGA
- the metX gene encoding homoserine O-acetyltransferase MetX → MTTKNTIDLGEFQFLSGESIPSLEVAYETYGEFTGDNAVLVCHALTGSSHVARRPDSGGDTAGQARAWWGDVVGPGKAIDTSEYYVVCANAPGSCYGTTGPSSESPETGEPYGTDFPPVTVGDWTRSQRKLLDELGVGRLRAVVGGSVGGMNVLDWLRRYPDDVERAGVVASAARLDPQCLALDTVARRAITSDPNWNGGHYYGGPEPEDGLARARQIGHIMYLSKASMSRKFGRRSAGRETVREEQPDPAAAFFPYREVESYLDYQAEKFVDRFDANSYLYMTRAMDDFDLSAGYESDADALAAFEGELLLLSFTGDWHFTTEQAEALAEAAREASVDVAHHVVESDHGHDAFLVEPEKAGPPLSDLLETGLAGRAITDTAGEDEPAESESFAPVHTSLFSE, encoded by the coding sequence ATGACGACCAAAAACACGATCGACCTCGGCGAGTTCCAGTTCCTCTCCGGGGAATCGATCCCGAGCCTCGAGGTAGCCTACGAGACCTACGGCGAGTTTACGGGCGACAATGCGGTGCTGGTCTGCCACGCGCTCACCGGGAGTTCTCACGTCGCCCGGCGGCCGGACTCGGGCGGCGACACCGCCGGTCAGGCCCGCGCCTGGTGGGGCGACGTCGTCGGCCCCGGGAAGGCCATTGACACCAGCGAGTACTACGTGGTCTGTGCGAACGCGCCCGGGTCGTGTTACGGGACGACCGGCCCGTCCAGCGAGAGCCCCGAGACGGGCGAGCCCTACGGGACCGACTTCCCGCCGGTCACGGTCGGCGACTGGACCCGGTCCCAGCGCAAGTTGCTGGACGAACTCGGCGTCGGTCGCCTCCGCGCGGTCGTCGGCGGCAGCGTCGGCGGGATGAACGTCCTCGACTGGCTGCGCCGGTACCCGGACGACGTCGAGCGGGCCGGCGTCGTCGCTTCGGCCGCTCGTCTCGATCCGCAGTGTCTCGCGCTCGATACGGTCGCCCGGCGGGCGATCACCAGCGATCCGAACTGGAACGGCGGCCACTACTACGGCGGTCCCGAGCCCGAGGACGGGCTGGCTCGAGCGCGCCAGATCGGTCACATTATGTACCTCTCGAAGGCCTCGATGAGCCGCAAGTTTGGCCGGCGCTCGGCGGGCCGGGAGACCGTCCGCGAGGAGCAGCCCGACCCCGCGGCCGCCTTCTTCCCCTACCGGGAGGTCGAGTCCTATCTCGACTATCAGGCTGAGAAGTTCGTCGATCGGTTCGACGCCAACAGCTACCTCTACATGACCCGCGCAATGGACGACTTCGATCTCTCGGCGGGCTACGAGTCCGACGCCGACGCGCTGGCGGCGTTCGAGGGGGAACTCCTCCTGCTTTCCTTTACCGGCGACTGGCACTTCACCACCGAGCAGGCCGAGGCGCTGGCCGAGGCCGCCCGCGAGGCGAGCGTCGACGTCGCCCACCACGTCGTCGAGTCCGACCACGGCCACGACGCCTTCCTCGTCGAACCCGAGAAGGCCGGGCCGCCGCTGTCGGACTTGCTCGAGACCGGCCTCGCCGGCCGGGCGATCACCGACACCGCCGGCGAGGACGAGCCCGCCGAGTCCGAGTCGTTCGCGCCGGTTCACACGAGTCTCTTCTCAGAGTAA
- the serB gene encoding phosphoserine phosphatase SerB, producing the protein MTVVAFDFDGTLSDSEMTVLLGDRRDVADEMAEITERSMNDEIDYAESLRKRAALLESLPEAEAEAAFDQVELREGAADLIAELNDTGITTAILTGGFERGVAAALEREDVAVDHIVSNRLPMQDGELTGAVEGPLIEGTKDDALEALADDVGVSLEDTVAVGDGANDLPMLEVAGLAVGFEPKPAVEPHCDVVVTSMAEAREVFLEESVLSERGE; encoded by the coding sequence ATGACAGTCGTCGCTTTCGACTTCGACGGGACGCTTTCGGACTCCGAGATGACCGTGTTGCTCGGCGATCGCCGCGACGTCGCCGACGAAATGGCCGAGATCACCGAGCGCTCGATGAACGACGAGATCGACTACGCCGAGAGCCTCCGCAAGCGCGCGGCGCTCCTCGAGAGCCTGCCGGAAGCGGAGGCCGAGGCGGCTTTCGATCAGGTCGAACTCCGGGAGGGTGCCGCCGACCTCATCGCCGAACTGAACGACACCGGTATCACCACCGCGATCCTCACCGGCGGCTTCGAACGCGGCGTCGCCGCCGCGCTCGAGCGCGAGGACGTCGCCGTCGACCACATCGTCTCGAACCGACTCCCGATGCAGGACGGCGAACTCACGGGTGCCGTCGAGGGGCCGCTCATCGAGGGCACCAAGGACGACGCGCTCGAGGCCCTCGCCGACGACGTCGGCGTCAGCCTCGAAGACACCGTTGCGGTCGGCGACGGTGCTAACGACCTGCCGATGCTGGAAGTCGCTGGCCTCGCGGTCGGCTTCGAGCCGAAACCGGCCGTCGAACCCCACTGCGACGTCGTCGTAACCTCGATGGCCGAGGCCCGCGAGGTCTTCCTCGAGGAAAGCGTCCTCTCGGAGCGCGGCGAGTAA
- a CDS encoding calcium-binding protein, with product MSEQDTTGDSRRSFMAKGALATGALTLGTGAFGTATVGAQGDQVAVFANNYYPGGNFDVIAPLQTSTTVEVLQLEGETIPEISQPDEWSGHIIRYDIGQQSGITTFLFVRGQSLSADDSGTMGEEASVLSSDLNLLNTTLGSSGATTDTTEDTGDVVQEDTGNVTEEEPTTTGNDTTANMGGD from the coding sequence ATGAGCGAACAAGACACAACAGGCGACTCGAGGCGGTCGTTCATGGCGAAGGGTGCACTCGCGACGGGTGCGCTGACGCTCGGAACGGGCGCCTTCGGGACGGCCACAGTCGGAGCACAGGGAGACCAAGTAGCGGTCTTCGCGAACAATTACTATCCCGGCGGGAACTTCGACGTCATCGCGCCGCTTCAGACGAGCACGACCGTCGAGGTACTGCAGCTAGAGGGGGAGACCATTCCGGAAATCTCCCAGCCCGACGAGTGGTCCGGCCACATCATCCGATATGATATCGGCCAGCAGTCGGGGATCACGACGTTCCTGTTCGTGCGCGGCCAGAGCCTGAGCGCCGATGACAGCGGGACGATGGGTGAGGAGGCTTCGGTGCTGAGTTCCGATCTGAACCTCCTCAACACGACGCTGGGAAGCTCTGGAGCCACGACCGACACGACCGAGGACACCGGAGACGTCGTCCAAGAGGATACCGGCAACGTCACGGAAGAAGAGCCCACCACGACCGGAAACGACACGACCGCCAATATGGGAGGTGACTGA
- a CDS encoding DUF7577 domain-containing protein codes for MSSQRQLEKPVTCRVCGTENDHCYTYCRNCLQTLPARADASR; via the coding sequence ATGAGTTCACAGAGACAGCTCGAGAAACCGGTCACCTGTCGCGTCTGCGGGACGGAAAACGATCACTGCTACACGTACTGTCGAAACTGCCTCCAGACGCTTCCCGCGAGAGCAGACGCGAGCCGCTGA
- a CDS encoding DUF6498-containing protein produces the protein MRTLRPPTRDDSATFLPTLVANLLPLVGVLRLGWEPTTLVFVYAAEVLVSLLVASGKALFAQRRPTSDREAGVLSVSDALLTAKRGGVRPVAWLPSIPVRNVSFALIVFYVTPVYAFFVGFYLHETFDAGMELLRAEVLLSVAALFVGQLVAIGRDYLGRRRYEHTSPYAVVETPARRVFFLAFVLTVGPAVGSTGALALVVCAKLLLEWATFRATRDEGDSSRLADWFVVSPASADTDDDDGGGAERAVRVPAVPPRARLRPDRSLVVRKGALRALARIAGSAPLFGLLWVAVVSGLASATSSALVVPVGAAALVAAALLAFGVQLAAYFLRYGTLEYRRHDETIVAYDTFLEEPQWAAPVQEIRDVTVATDWFDERLLDAGWLRLTVGWDDGAPAREIGPVRDTIRVAEALEIPSASKPTA, from the coding sequence ATGCGCACGCTCCGGCCTCCGACTCGAGACGATTCGGCGACGTTTCTCCCGACGCTGGTCGCGAACCTGCTTCCGCTGGTCGGCGTCCTCCGACTCGGGTGGGAGCCCACGACGCTGGTGTTCGTCTACGCCGCCGAGGTGCTGGTATCGTTGCTGGTCGCGAGCGGGAAGGCGCTGTTCGCCCAGCGTCGGCCGACGAGTGACCGGGAGGCCGGCGTGCTGTCGGTCTCGGACGCCCTGCTGACGGCCAAACGCGGCGGCGTTCGGCCGGTCGCGTGGCTGCCGTCGATCCCGGTTCGGAACGTCTCGTTCGCGCTGATCGTCTTCTACGTGACGCCGGTGTACGCGTTTTTCGTCGGGTTCTATCTGCACGAAACCTTCGACGCCGGGATGGAACTGCTCCGGGCCGAGGTGCTGTTAAGCGTCGCCGCGCTGTTCGTCGGACAACTCGTTGCGATCGGCCGCGACTATCTCGGTCGGCGGCGGTACGAACACACCTCTCCCTACGCGGTCGTCGAGACGCCCGCTCGACGGGTGTTCTTCCTGGCCTTCGTCCTGACGGTCGGCCCCGCCGTCGGTTCGACCGGTGCGCTCGCCCTCGTCGTCTGTGCGAAACTCCTCCTCGAGTGGGCGACGTTCCGCGCGACCCGCGACGAGGGGGACTCGAGTCGGCTCGCGGACTGGTTCGTCGTCTCGCCCGCGTCGGCGGACACCGATGATGACGATGGCGGCGGCGCCGAGAGAGCGGTTCGCGTCCCGGCAGTGCCGCCGCGAGCACGTCTCAGACCCGACCGATCGCTGGTCGTCCGCAAGGGCGCCCTCCGCGCGCTCGCTCGGATCGCCGGCAGCGCGCCGCTGTTCGGCCTGCTCTGGGTGGCGGTCGTCTCCGGCCTCGCGAGCGCGACCAGCTCGGCGCTGGTCGTCCCTGTCGGCGCCGCCGCGCTGGTCGCCGCGGCGCTGCTCGCGTTCGGCGTCCAGCTCGCCGCCTACTTCCTTCGGTACGGTACCCTCGAGTACCGGCGTCACGACGAGACGATCGTCGCCTACGATACCTTCCTCGAGGAACCCCAGTGGGCGGCGCCGGTGCAAGAAATCCGGGACGTGACGGTCGCCACCGACTGGTTCGACGAGCGACTCCTCGACGCCGGGTGGCTCCGGCTGACGGTCGGCTGGGACGATGGCGCGCCCGCGCGGGAAATCGGCCCGGTACGGGACACGATACGTGTCGCCGAAGCGCTCGAGATACCGTCCGCCTCGAAACCGACCGCGTGA